The following proteins are encoded in a genomic region of Trichoplusia ni isolate ovarian cell line Hi5 chromosome 18, tn1, whole genome shotgun sequence:
- the LOC113503169 gene encoding glucose dehydrogenase [FAD, quinone]-like: protein MEAAGALASLAPSPITVLGLIPLLALGITYFRYQQFDPESYITEVNAVMPIYDFVIVGGGSAGAVVASRLSEIGNWTVLLLEAGQDESEISDIPALAGYTQLSEMDWQFQTTPSNNRSYCLAMNGDRCNWPRGKVLGGCSVLNAMVYVRGNRNDYDLWEALGNPGWSYDQVLPYFLKSEDNRNPYLVSTPYHAAGGYLTVQEAPWRTPLSVTFLKGGMELGYENRDINGAKQTGFMLTQATMRRGSRCSTAKAFLRPVRQRSNLHVALGAQVTRILINPVKKQAYGVEFIRNGQRQKVRIKREVIMSAGALATPKLMMLSGVGPADHLREHGIPLIANLKVGHNLQDHVGLGGLTFVVNKPVTFKKDRFQTFNVAMNYILYEKGPMTTQGVEGLAFVNTKYAPSSGNWPDIQFHFAPSSVNSDGGEQIRKILNLRDRVYNTVYKPIEDAETWTILPLLLRPKSSGWIKLKSRNPFHPPVIEPNYFAYKEDIKVLIEGIKIAMALSNTTAFQRYGSRPHNIPMPGCQHHVLFSDEYWECSLKHFTFTIYHPTGTCKMGPKQDIDAVVDPRLRVHGVANLRVVDASVMPTIISGNPNAPVIMIAEKASDMIKEDWLVL from the exons ATGGAGGCGGCAGGAGCGCTGGCCAGCTTGGCACCGTCGCCCATCACCGTATTGGGTCTGATACCACTCCTGGCACTCGGGATCACGTACTTCAGATACCAACAATTCGACCCGGAGTCTTATATTACGGAAGTCAATGCT GTGATGCCGATCTACGACTTTGTGATAGTCGGCGGCGGTTCAGCCGGCGCAGTGGTCGCGTCGCGGCTCTCCGAGATCGGCAACTGGACAGTGCTGCTCCTGGAGGCCGGTCAAGACGAATCAGAGATCTCTGACATCCCCGCGCTGGCGGGCTACACGCAGCTCTCCGAAATGGACTGGCAGTTCCAGACCACGCCTTCAAACAACCGCTCCTACTGCCTCGCGATGAATGGTGACCGTTGCAACTGGCCTAGAGGCAAGGTACTCGGCGGCTGCAGCGTACTCAATGCTATGGTGTACGTGCGAGGCAATCGCAACGACTATGATCTGTGGGAGGCTCTCGGCAACCCCGGCTGGTCCTACGATCAAGTGTTGCCATACTTTTTAAAGTCCGAAGACAATCGTAACCCGTACTTAGTTAGCACGCCCTACCACGCTGCAGGCGGATATCTCACGGTCCAAGAAGCACCGTGGCGCACGCCACTGTCGGTAACGTTCTTGAAAGGCGGCATGGAACTTGGTTACGAAAACCGTGACATAAACGGCGCTAAACAGACGGGCTTCATGTTGACCCAGGCGACGATGCGGCGCGGCAGCCGCTGCAGTACGGCCAAGGCCTTCCTCAGACCTGTGAGACAGAGAAGCAACCTGCACGTAGCCTTAGGAGCCCAAGTTACAAGGATTCTTATTAATCCTGTGAAAAAACAGGCGTATGGCGTAGAATTTATTAGAAATGGCCAACGTCAGAAAGTCAGAATTAAACGAGAAGTTATCATGTCTGCTGGTGCCTTAGCAACACCTAAACTAATGATGTTGAGTGGTGTTGGGCCTGCTGACCACCTCAGGGAACATGGGATTCCACTGATCGCAAATCTAAAAGTCGGTCACAATTTACAGGACCACGTAGGGCTTGGTGGCTTAACTTTTGTAGTCAACAAACCtgtgacatttaaaaaggaCCGTTTCCAAACTTTTAATGTTGCTATGAATTACATCTTGTACGAAAAAGGCCCGATGACGACCCAAGGCGTAGAAGGACTTGCATTCGTCAACACTAAATACGCCCCGTCCTCTGGCAACTGGCCCGACATACAATTTCATTTCGCGCCCAGTTCGGTAAACTCTGACGGCGGAGAGCagattagaaaaatattgaatttgcgTGACAGAGTGTATAACACTGTTTACAAACCGATTGAGGACGCTGAAACTTGGACGATACTCCCGTTACTGTTAAGACCGAAGAGTTCTGGATGGATAAAATTGAAAAGCAGGAATCCCTTCCATCCACCTGTCATAGAGCCTAACTACTTCGCTTACAAGGAGGACATAAAAGTTTTGATAGAAGGTATAAAGATCGCAATGGCTTTATCGAACACGACAGCTTTCCAGAGGTACGGGTCGAGGCCGCACAACATTCCTATGCCGGGTTGCCAGCACCACGTGTTGTTCAGTGACGAGTATTGGGAATGTAGTTTGAAACACTTCACGTTTACTATATACCATCCCACTGGGACGTGTAAGATGGGTCCCAAGCAGGACATAGACGCTGTGGTGGACCCGCGGCTGCGCGTGCACGGGGTCGCCAACCTCAGGGTTGTCGACGCGAGCGTGATGCCTACCATCATAAGTGGGAACCCTAACGCTCCCGTCATCATGATCGCTGAGAAGGCATCGGACATGATTAAGGAGGACTGGCTTGTGTTATGA
- the LOC113503177 gene encoding uncharacterized protein LOC113503177, whose protein sequence is MGQEQSYSHASVAPVRRYTHKDKYEEPLQYRSAPLDYRAHDYDKDYKRHKARRSADSFKSDNSSTESSGYRSGSSACEYRSDRSSRSDYYCTSLYKNEHYKDVNKELYKPVKLHKEKRYNTLQLFDAEKDDLKSARLKSYLSETEKAKTTPMKKPGIRNYTPKILSEEEQRKKSHNWI, encoded by the coding sequence ATGGGTCAGGAACAGTCGTACTCGCACGCTAGCGTGGCTCCGGTGCGGCGGTACACTCACAAGGACAAGTACGAGGAGCCCCTGCAGTACAGGAGCGCGCCCCTCGACTACCGCGCACACGACTACGACAAGGACTACAAACGGCACAAGGCGAGGCGGAGCGCCGACAGCTTCAAGAGCGACAACTCCTCGACCGAGAGCAGCGGCTACAGGAGCGGCTCCAGCGCCTGCGAGTACCGCTCCGACAGATCCTCCAGAAGCGACTACTACTGTACGTCTCTCTACAAGAACGAACACTACAAAGACGTCAACAAAGAACTCTACAAACCCGTCAAGCTACACAAAGAGAAACGATACAACACGCTACAACTGTTCGACGCCGAAAAAGACGATTTGAAGAGCGCTCGCCTCAAAAGCTATCTTAGTGAAACGGAAAAGGCGAAAACGACGCCCATGAAAAAACCGGGCATAAGAAATTACACGCCTAAAATTCTTTCGGAAGAGGAGCAAAGAAAAAAGTCGCACAATTGGATCTAA